In Brienomyrus brachyistius isolate T26 chromosome 14, BBRACH_0.4, whole genome shotgun sequence, the following proteins share a genomic window:
- the katnbl1 gene encoding KATNB1-like protein 1 isoform X1: MEQTGKRNKLSKYNVYKYKISLSLERDRPLTVGMFAADGRSFPIMASGDHGVDKFEHRFHEDAQPCELKKGIRSASGKTMKEVDYFKKEEINKKRSPVGRTAQNSGKVKKVVSSKRKGRQVTVCPGGRRKPSPAVGSCDMANKENELACDEDLHQGLFCRQPLNQPEVTKMDGPGSKYSDHFTELSKDHDAMTQVLFGRNLRLNVALTLWRRNAGELVAYLLRIQDTGVLVDCLPVITKSLQEEKPAISIGCCVDLLPLVKTLLTSQYEEYLVVGLHWVQSVLRRWWPELSVNGRTARDSHSDDKNIHVMKQQLQELWEHGSKLIFLPGTTGEVAKAVESYLSQLR, encoded by the exons ATGGAACAGACGGGGAAAAGAAACAAGCTTTCAAAATATAacgtatataaatataaaataagttTATCGCTGGAAAGAGACCGTCCTTTGACAGTTGGGATGTTCGCAGCAGACGGCAG GTCCTTCCCTATTATGGCCTCTGGAGACCATGGTGTCGACAAGTTTGAGCACCGGTTTCATGAAGATGCCCAACCCTGCGAGCTCAAAAAAGGGATACGGTCTGCAAGTGGCAAGACCATGAAGGAG GTGGATTATTTTAAAAAGGAGGAAATAAATAAGAAGAG ATCTCCAGTGGGCCGTACCGCGCAAAACTCTGGCAAAGTAAAGAAAGTGGTGTCCTCCAAAAGGAAGGGACGTCAGGTGACTGTGTGCCCTGGGGGCAGACGGAAGCCATCCCCAGCTGTTGGGAGCTGTGACATGGCAAACAAGGAAAATGAGCTGGCATGTGATGAAGACCTCCATCAAGGGCTCTTCTGCAGGCAGCCCCTGAACCAGCCAGAGGTCACCAAAATGGATGGACCTGGGTCCAAGTACAGTGACCACTTCACCGAG CTTTCAAAGGATCATGATGCAATGACCCAAGTGCTTTTTGGAAGAAATCTCAGGCTTAACGTTGCTTTGACTCTGTGGCGAAGGAACGCAGGCGAACTAGTTGCATACCTTCTCAG AATCCAGGACACTGGTGTGCTTGTTGACTGTTTACCTGTAATCACAAAAAG TCTTCAAGAGGAAAAGCCAGCAATATCCATTGGCTGTTGTGTAGACCTTCTACCTTTAGTGAAAACGCTTCTTACAAGTCAATATGAAGA GTACCTGGTAGTCGGTTTACATTGGGTTCAGTCCGTTTTGAGGAGGTGGTGGCCAGAACTGTCTGTGAACGGGAGGACGGCTCGCGACAGCCATTCAGACGATAA GAACATTCATGTGATGAAGCAGCAGTTACAAGAATTATGGGAACATGGCTCAAAATTAATTTTTCTTCCTGGAACTACGGGTGAAGTGGCGAAG GCAGTAGAGTCATACTTGTCGCAGCTGCGCTGA
- the LOC125707258 gene encoding ER membrane protein complex subunit 7-like, which produces MQRTAWPSWLFFLAQLALSLGFSDLEPGPGGVAAQSSGDRFKIEGRAIVHGVKLQDWISTARVLVEGEEHVGFLRTDGSFAVNDIPSGSYVVEIASPTYRFEPVRVDITSKGKMRARLVNYIKTSEVVRQPYPLQMKSTGPHSFFVKRETWGWTDFLMNPMVMMMVLPLLIIVLLPKVVNTNDPEMRREMEQSMNMLNPNHELPDVSEFMTKLFSKGSGKSGSGSKGGKSGAVKRR; this is translated from the exons ATGCAGCGAACAGCGTGGCCGTCGTGGCTATTTTTCTTAGCGCAGCTGGCGCTGTCGTTGGGTTTCAGTGACTTGGAGCCTGGGCCCGGCGGTGTCGCGGCGCAGAGCAGCGGGGATCGCTTCAAGATTGAGGGCCGAGCGATCGTGCATGGGGTGAagctccaggactggatttccACCGCTCGGGTTCTCGTCGAGGGGGAGGAACACGTAGGGTTTCTGAG GACCGACGGGAGTTTTGCTGTGAATGATATTCCCTCGGGCTCATATGTAGTGGAAATAGCGTCGCCAACATACAGATTTGAGCCTGTACGGGTGGACATTACATCAAAAGGGAAAATGAG GGCTCGTTTGGTGAATTACATAAAGACTTCAGAGGTAGTGAGGCAGCCATACCCACTCCAGATGAAGTCCACCGGGCCCCACTCCTTCTTCGTGAAGCGAGAAACCTGGGGCTGGACTGATTTTCTTATGAATCCAATG GTTATGATGATGGTCCTTCCCCTGCTCATCATAGTGCTGCTGCCTAAGGTTGTCAATACCAATGACCCTGAGATGAGAAGG GAGATGGAGCAGTCAATGAACATGCTGAACCCCAACCATGAGCTGCCAGACGTCTCTGAGTTCATGACCAAGCTGTTCTCCAAGGGCTCTGGCAAGTCTGGGAGTGGCAgtaaaggaggcaaaagcggtGCGGTGAAAAGGAGGTAG
- the zgc:194887 gene encoding fibrinogen-like protein 1-like protein isoform X2 — protein MWGKLMVTGGWLRALLLPALCLMGAHCEFPPAKNIHLLYQEELKLVLNPGLQEFPGDCYEIWRDSGGQAQDGVYLIQPADSLIVAHCAMQDGGWTVVQHITVNSTVDFDRTWDEYKMGFGVLTGDHWLGNEYLHQLTRRPGRFKLGVKLVDKDAVTKTGEYDPVLVEGEDTQYRIRLGLFQGTAVDALTQDTENYLHDNQRFTTKDRDNDNYFQNCAKLEFQGVPGGGWWYDACAGANLNRRNVIYWQKDCNKEHLCKYAWMMVKPSAVGKGIKAGSCQKDEL, from the exons ATGTGGGGGAAGCTGATGGTTACTGGGGGTTGGCTGAGAGCTCTCCTGCTCCCTGCACTGTGCTTGATGGGGGCTCACTGTGAGTTTCCCCCAGCCAAGAACATCCACCTGCTCTACCAAGAAGAGCTCAAACTGGTCCTCAacccaggtctccaag AGTTCCCAGGGGACTGCTATGAGATCTGGCGTGATTCTGGGGGCCAGGCGCAGGATGGGGTGTATCTCATCCAGCCAGCAGACTCCCTCATCGTGGCACACTGCGCCATGCAGGACGGGGGCTGGACTGTAGTGCAGCATATCACTGTCAATAGCACCGTTGACTTTGACCGCACCTGGGATGAGTACAAGATGGGCTTCGGGGTTCTCACTGGAGATCATTGGCTGGGCAATGAATATCTGCACCAGCTCACCCGTCGGCCTGGCCGCTTCAAGTTGGGAGTGAAGCTGGTGGACAAAGATGCAGTCACCAAGACGGGTGAGTACGACCCGGTGCTGGTGGAAGGTGAGGACACCCAATACAGGATACGCTTGGGGCTGTTTCAGGGCACTGCCGTGGACGCCCTCACTCAGGACACCGAGAACTATCTGCACGACAACCAGAGGTTTACCACCAAGGACCGCGACAACGACAATTATTTCCAGAACTGTGCCAAGCTGGAATTCCAAGGAGTGCCCGGAGGTGGCTGGTGGTACGATGCCTGTGCCGGTGCCAATCTCAACCGGCGGAATGTCATCTACTGGCAGAAGGACTGCAATAAGGAGCATCTCTGCAAGTATGCCTGGATGATGGTGAAGCCTTCGGCTGTCGGCAAAGGCATCAAAGCTGGCAGCTGTCAGAAGGATGAGCTGTGA
- the katnbl1 gene encoding KATNB1-like protein 1 isoform X2, with product MASGDHGVDKFEHRFHEDAQPCELKKGIRSASGKTMKEVDYFKKEEINKKRSPVGRTAQNSGKVKKVVSSKRKGRQVTVCPGGRRKPSPAVGSCDMANKENELACDEDLHQGLFCRQPLNQPEVTKMDGPGSKYSDHFTELSKDHDAMTQVLFGRNLRLNVALTLWRRNAGELVAYLLRIQDTGVLVDCLPVITKSLQEEKPAISIGCCVDLLPLVKTLLTSQYEEYLVVGLHWVQSVLRRWWPELSVNGRTARDSHSDDKNIHVMKQQLQELWEHGSKLIFLPGTTGEVAKAVESYLSQLR from the exons ATGGCCTCTGGAGACCATGGTGTCGACAAGTTTGAGCACCGGTTTCATGAAGATGCCCAACCCTGCGAGCTCAAAAAAGGGATACGGTCTGCAAGTGGCAAGACCATGAAGGAG GTGGATTATTTTAAAAAGGAGGAAATAAATAAGAAGAG ATCTCCAGTGGGCCGTACCGCGCAAAACTCTGGCAAAGTAAAGAAAGTGGTGTCCTCCAAAAGGAAGGGACGTCAGGTGACTGTGTGCCCTGGGGGCAGACGGAAGCCATCCCCAGCTGTTGGGAGCTGTGACATGGCAAACAAGGAAAATGAGCTGGCATGTGATGAAGACCTCCATCAAGGGCTCTTCTGCAGGCAGCCCCTGAACCAGCCAGAGGTCACCAAAATGGATGGACCTGGGTCCAAGTACAGTGACCACTTCACCGAG CTTTCAAAGGATCATGATGCAATGACCCAAGTGCTTTTTGGAAGAAATCTCAGGCTTAACGTTGCTTTGACTCTGTGGCGAAGGAACGCAGGCGAACTAGTTGCATACCTTCTCAG AATCCAGGACACTGGTGTGCTTGTTGACTGTTTACCTGTAATCACAAAAAG TCTTCAAGAGGAAAAGCCAGCAATATCCATTGGCTGTTGTGTAGACCTTCTACCTTTAGTGAAAACGCTTCTTACAAGTCAATATGAAGA GTACCTGGTAGTCGGTTTACATTGGGTTCAGTCCGTTTTGAGGAGGTGGTGGCCAGAACTGTCTGTGAACGGGAGGACGGCTCGCGACAGCCATTCAGACGATAA GAACATTCATGTGATGAAGCAGCAGTTACAAGAATTATGGGAACATGGCTCAAAATTAATTTTTCTTCCTGGAACTACGGGTGAAGTGGCGAAG GCAGTAGAGTCATACTTGTCGCAGCTGCGCTGA
- the zgc:194887 gene encoding fibrinogen-like protein 1-like protein isoform X1: MHYSSVWEMWGKLMVTGGWLRALLLPALCLMGAHCEFPPAKNIHLLYQEELKLVLNPGLQEFPGDCYEIWRDSGGQAQDGVYLIQPADSLIVAHCAMQDGGWTVVQHITVNSTVDFDRTWDEYKMGFGVLTGDHWLGNEYLHQLTRRPGRFKLGVKLVDKDAVTKTGEYDPVLVEGEDTQYRIRLGLFQGTAVDALTQDTENYLHDNQRFTTKDRDNDNYFQNCAKLEFQGVPGGGWWYDACAGANLNRRNVIYWQKDCNKEHLCKYAWMMVKPSAVGKGIKAGSCQKDEL, encoded by the exons ATGCATTACTCTTCTGTATG GGAAATGTGGGGGAAGCTGATGGTTACTGGGGGTTGGCTGAGAGCTCTCCTGCTCCCTGCACTGTGCTTGATGGGGGCTCACTGTGAGTTTCCCCCAGCCAAGAACATCCACCTGCTCTACCAAGAAGAGCTCAAACTGGTCCTCAacccaggtctccaag AGTTCCCAGGGGACTGCTATGAGATCTGGCGTGATTCTGGGGGCCAGGCGCAGGATGGGGTGTATCTCATCCAGCCAGCAGACTCCCTCATCGTGGCACACTGCGCCATGCAGGACGGGGGCTGGACTGTAGTGCAGCATATCACTGTCAATAGCACCGTTGACTTTGACCGCACCTGGGATGAGTACAAGATGGGCTTCGGGGTTCTCACTGGAGATCATTGGCTGGGCAATGAATATCTGCACCAGCTCACCCGTCGGCCTGGCCGCTTCAAGTTGGGAGTGAAGCTGGTGGACAAAGATGCAGTCACCAAGACGGGTGAGTACGACCCGGTGCTGGTGGAAGGTGAGGACACCCAATACAGGATACGCTTGGGGCTGTTTCAGGGCACTGCCGTGGACGCCCTCACTCAGGACACCGAGAACTATCTGCACGACAACCAGAGGTTTACCACCAAGGACCGCGACAACGACAATTATTTCCAGAACTGTGCCAAGCTGGAATTCCAAGGAGTGCCCGGAGGTGGCTGGTGGTACGATGCCTGTGCCGGTGCCAATCTCAACCGGCGGAATGTCATCTACTGGCAGAAGGACTGCAATAAGGAGCATCTCTGCAAGTATGCCTGGATGATGGTGAAGCCTTCGGCTGTCGGCAAAGGCATCAAAGCTGGCAGCTGTCAGAAGGATGAGCTGTGA